The following are from one region of the Candidatus Cloacimonadaceae bacterium genome:
- a CDS encoding TetR/AcrR family transcriptional regulator: MDEIIEALIPEGIGKKKAALVDTEFSQFKRHGFQRVTIEDVCATTKVSKATFYKYYSGKDALIVYGRLAREDTI; this comes from the coding sequence ATGGACGAAATCATTGAAGCTCTGATCCCGGAAGGGATTGGAAAAAAAAAAGCTGCGTTGGTGGATACGGAATTTTCGCAGTTCAAAAGACACGGTTTTCAGCGCGTGACCATCGAAGATGTCTGCGCCACGACAAAAGTGAGCAAGGCCACCTTTTACAAATACTATTCCGGCAAAGACGCGCTCATCGTCTATGGCAGGCTCGCCAGAGAGGATACAATATGA
- the phoU gene encoding phosphate signaling complex protein PhoU: protein MLIEKISELKKLLMAEAGLVENMVAMCFTGIKSVSGGSLEDVMVFETRVNQLEIEIENLCTRLIALYQPEAKDLRVILMIYKINNDLERLGDQAVNIAESSSILSGNPILNLIPELMEMKVKALAMLKQSITAFTNEDVELSRQICHDDSIVDDLNRGITAHLIELMKQSPQIIEDFLHVLRIAKNLERIADLSTNIAENTVYLAQGKVIKHHADAD from the coding sequence ATGCTCATAGAAAAGATTAGCGAACTGAAAAAGTTGCTGATGGCGGAAGCCGGACTGGTGGAAAATATGGTGGCGATGTGTTTCACCGGTATCAAAAGCGTGAGCGGTGGCAGTCTCGAAGACGTGATGGTCTTTGAAACCCGCGTCAACCAACTCGAGATCGAGATCGAAAACCTCTGCACACGCCTGATCGCACTATATCAACCGGAAGCCAAAGACCTGCGCGTCATCCTCATGATATACAAGATAAATAACGATTTGGAAAGGCTCGGAGACCAGGCGGTGAATATCGCCGAAAGCTCTTCCATCCTCAGTGGAAACCCGATCCTGAATCTGATCCCAGAACTTATGGAGATGAAGGTCAAAGCCCTTGCCATGCTCAAACAAAGCATCACCGCCTTCACCAACGAGGACGTGGAACTCTCCCGCCAAATCTGCCATGACGATAGCATCGTGGATGACCTCAACCGCGGCATCACCGCCCACCTAATCGAACTGATGAAACAAAGTCCCCAGATCATCGAAGACTTTCTGCACGTCTTGCGCATCGCCAAAAACCTCGAACGCATTGCCGATCTATCCACCAATATCGCGGAAAACACCGTCTATCTGGCACAGGGAAAAGTGATCAAACACCACGCGGATGCGGATTGA
- the pstB gene encoding phosphate ABC transporter ATP-binding protein PstB: MVKAHIRTESLNLWFGQNHVLHDVNLCVFEHRITAMIGPSGCGKSSLLRCFNRMNDLIDGTRIEGRVLLDAENIYAPGAMVTNIRSRVGMVFQKPNPFPKSIYNNVAFGLSIQGKYSKCEIHTRVEKSLRDAWLWDEVKDRLNESAMSLSGGQQQRLCIARALANNPRILLLDEPTSALDPQATAKVEELCVELKKQVSILIVTHNIAQAGRISDYTAFMYLGELVEFGETQRVFTVPTDSRTEAYLTGVFG; the protein is encoded by the coding sequence ATGGTAAAAGCCCACATTCGCACTGAAAGTCTGAATCTTTGGTTCGGACAGAACCACGTGCTGCATGATGTCAATCTCTGCGTGTTCGAACATCGCATCACCGCCATGATCGGCCCTTCAGGCTGCGGAAAATCCAGCCTGCTACGCTGCTTCAACCGTATGAACGACCTCATCGACGGCACCCGCATCGAAGGCAGAGTCCTGCTCGACGCTGAAAACATCTATGCCCCGGGGGCAATGGTCACAAACATTCGTTCGCGCGTCGGCATGGTGTTTCAAAAGCCAAATCCTTTCCCCAAATCCATCTACAACAACGTCGCCTTCGGACTCAGCATTCAGGGCAAATATTCCAAGTGCGAGATTCACACCCGCGTGGAAAAAAGCCTCCGGGACGCCTGGCTCTGGGATGAAGTGAAAGATAGATTAAACGAATCCGCGATGTCCCTATCCGGTGGACAGCAACAGCGACTTTGCATCGCGAGGGCTTTGGCAAACAACCCCCGCATCCTGCTTTTGGACGAACCCACCTCCGCGCTCGATCCCCAAGCCACCGCCAAAGTGGAAGAGCTCTGCGTGGAACTCAAAAAACAGGTGAGCATCCTGATCGTCACTCACAACATCGCTCAAGCAGGCAGAATCTCGGATTACACTGCGTTCATGTATCTGGGTGAATTAGTAGAATTTGGCGAAACCCAACGGGTATTCACCGTTCCCACGGATTCCCGCACCGAAGCATATTTAACCGGTGTGTTTGGTTGA
- the pstA gene encoding phosphate ABC transporter permease PstA, with the protein MRKLKNVLGVGILGACIIFTTIALIIFLYSIFSKGLSSISWTFLTQPPRDAMTSGGIYPAILGTLYLTLLSISIALPLGIFTAIYLNNYGKPRLLMQIVRISINTLAGIPSIIYGLFGMAVFVNLMKFDVSLIAGAFTLAILALPIIINASEEAMRGVPRDFIDASMALGATERQTILRIILPTALPNILTGAIISVGRVAGETAPIMFTAATFYSRQLPKSIFHEVMALPYHIFALMTEGSNSKLQTPIAYGSAVVLLILVLGVSSLAIAIRYHIRRKRKW; encoded by the coding sequence ATGAGAAAGCTGAAGAACGTCCTCGGCGTTGGTATCCTCGGAGCCTGCATCATCTTCACGACGATCGCGCTTATCATCTTTCTTTACAGCATCTTCAGCAAGGGTCTGAGCTCCATATCATGGACCTTTTTGACCCAGCCACCGCGGGATGCAATGACCTCCGGAGGCATCTATCCCGCCATTCTGGGCACTTTGTATCTGACCCTGCTATCGATCAGCATCGCCTTGCCATTGGGGATCTTCACCGCGATCTATCTGAATAACTATGGCAAGCCGCGCCTCTTGATGCAGATCGTGAGGATCTCAATCAACACTCTGGCAGGCATCCCTTCGATCATCTACGGTCTCTTTGGCATGGCGGTATTTGTGAATCTGATGAAGTTCGACGTCTCGCTGATCGCCGGCGCCTTCACTCTGGCGATCCTGGCATTGCCGATCATCATTAATGCCTCGGAAGAAGCCATGCGCGGCGTTCCGAGAGACTTCATCGACGCCTCGATGGCTTTGGGCGCCACCGAAAGACAGACTATTTTACGGATAATTCTCCCAACTGCATTGCCAAACATCCTCACCGGCGCCATCATCAGCGTGGGACGCGTCGCCGGAGAAACGGCTCCGATCATGTTCACCGCCGCGACCTTCTATTCGCGGCAATTGCCCAAATCCATCTTTCACGAAGTCATGGCTCTGCCATATCACATATTCGCGCTGATGACCGAGGGTTCAAACTCCAAATTGCAGACCCCCATCGCCTATGGCTCCGCCGTGGTTCTGCTTATCCTTGTCTTGGGAGTCAGCTCTCTCGCCATCGCCATCCGTTATCACATCAGGAGAAAAAGAAAATGGTAA
- the pstC gene encoding phosphate ABC transporter permease subunit PstC gives MEAFKEKTFKMITYVAALATILFLFGIIASVFYEGIPLFKSVGFLEFLFTKAWYPTHEDAQFGIWTLIAGSFYATLGALIIAVPLGLGSAIFISEIAGFRLREMAKPVIELLAAIPSVVYGLFGMAFLAPLIRETFDLPTGLNMLTSSIILGLMVVPIIASMSEDALSSVPKALREASFALGATKWETITRVVVPAAKSGIIGSILLGFGRAIGETMVVLMVAGGSAQIPSSIFQSIRPMTSTIAAEMGETVVGDLHYRSLFAIAIVLFVITLVTNLVTELVFLKRVKR, from the coding sequence ATGGAAGCATTTAAAGAAAAGACTTTCAAGATGATCACTTACGTTGCCGCGCTGGCAACGATTCTGTTTTTGTTTGGCATTATTGCCAGCGTATTCTATGAGGGGATACCGCTCTTCAAGTCGGTTGGTTTTTTGGAGTTTCTATTCACCAAGGCATGGTATCCCACCCACGAGGACGCGCAATTTGGCATCTGGACTCTGATCGCGGGTTCGTTTTATGCTACATTGGGAGCTTTGATCATCGCCGTTCCGCTGGGGCTCGGATCCGCCATTTTCATCTCCGAGATAGCTGGTTTTCGCCTCAGGGAAATGGCAAAGCCGGTGATCGAACTGTTAGCGGCAATCCCTTCAGTGGTTTATGGACTCTTTGGAATGGCTTTTTTGGCTCCCCTGATCCGCGAAACCTTCGATCTGCCCACCGGTTTGAATATGCTGACCTCCTCGATCATCCTCGGTTTGATGGTGGTTCCGATCATTGCCAGCATGAGCGAGGACGCGCTTTCCAGCGTTCCGAAAGCTCTGCGGGAAGCTTCATTCGCATTGGGAGCGACGAAATGGGAAACCATCACCCGCGTGGTCGTTCCTGCTGCAAAAAGCGGCATCATTGGCAGCATCCTTTTGGGATTTGGCAGGGCTATCGGTGAAACGATGGTCGTGTTGATGGTAGCTGGCGGTTCGGCTCAGATCCCATCCAGCATCTTTCAATCGATCCGACCAATGACTTCCACCATAGCTGCGGAAATGGGTGAAACCGTAGTCGGAGATCTGCACTACCGCTCGCTCTTTGCCATCGCGATCGTGCTCTTCGTCATCACTTTGGTGACCAATCTGGTCACGGAACTCGTCTTTCTGAAGAGGGTGAAACGATGA
- a CDS encoding phosphate ABC transporter substrate-binding protein, whose product MKNTIIILIVAALLISLPLFAQKGNQITCSGSTTVLPVAQAGAEAYMDKHPGVNISVRGGGSGVGIAALQNGTVDIANSSRPIKSKEISTAKSKGINPIGYAVANDGIAMVVHRTNGVKDITIAQIKGIYTGKIKNWKELGGPSLPIVVVSRDVASGTFEVFNEKALGGAKVDPSAQLLASNNAVVTTVASTPGAIGYAGLGYITDDVKVLTVEKIMPSESTIKSGTYKISRKLYMYTNGKATGEIGKFIAFIQSAEGQAIVRKQGFITLN is encoded by the coding sequence GTGAAAAACACTATCATCATCCTCATCGTCGCAGCCCTGCTGATCTCGCTTCCGCTCTTTGCCCAGAAGGGTAACCAGATCACCTGTTCAGGTTCCACCACCGTCCTTCCGGTTGCTCAGGCAGGAGCTGAAGCCTACATGGACAAACATCCCGGCGTCAACATCTCCGTTCGCGGAGGTGGTTCCGGAGTAGGCATTGCCGCTCTGCAAAACGGCACCGTCGATATCGCCAATTCCTCACGTCCGATCAAATCCAAAGAGATCTCCACCGCCAAATCCAAGGGCATCAACCCCATCGGTTATGCCGTGGCAAATGACGGCATCGCCATGGTCGTGCACCGCACAAATGGCGTCAAGGATATCACTATTGCCCAGATCAAAGGCATCTATACCGGCAAGATCAAAAACTGGAAAGAGCTGGGCGGACCCAGCCTGCCGATCGTAGTCGTCTCCAGAGACGTGGCTTCCGGAACCTTTGAAGTCTTCAACGAAAAAGCCCTCGGCGGCGCCAAGGTCGATCCCTCCGCCCAATTGCTCGCCTCAAACAACGCCGTGGTCACCACCGTAGCCAGCACACCGGGAGCCATTGGCTATGCGGGATTGGGCTATATCACGGACGACGTCAAGGTCCTGACCGTCGAAAAGATCATGCCCAGTGAAAGCACGATCAAATCCGGAACTTACAAGATCTCCCGCAAGCTCTATATGTACACAAACGGCAAAGCCACCGGCGAGATCGGCAAGTTCATCGCCTTCATCCAATCTGCAGAAGGTCAGGCGATCGTCAGAAAACAGGGCTTTATCACCCTAAACTAA